A genomic region of Marinobacter sp. NP-4(2019) contains the following coding sequences:
- the ccmA gene encoding cytochrome c biogenesis heme-transporting ATPase CcmA: MSEPLLQAVNLQCERDDRMLFRDLSFSILPGTLTRVEGPNGSGKTTLLRILAGLNDAWSGDLLWAGRPRSHQREEFVRNMLYIGHRPGIKPLLTPMENLRALMAGRKAVSNDLLGQALAGTGLAGFEDVPCRRLSAGQQRRVALARLLIADEPLWILDEVFTAIDIDGVAALESLLVQRARDGGAIVVTTHHDLQLPSMQRITLGAGDDL, translated from the coding sequence ATGTCTGAGCCGTTACTACAGGCTGTCAATCTGCAGTGTGAGCGCGACGACCGGATGCTGTTCCGGGATCTCTCTTTTTCCATACTGCCCGGTACTCTGACCCGTGTCGAGGGGCCCAACGGTTCCGGTAAGACCACATTGCTCAGAATCCTGGCCGGCCTGAACGACGCCTGGTCCGGCGACCTGTTGTGGGCAGGGCGGCCCCGCTCGCACCAGCGCGAAGAGTTCGTGCGCAATATGCTGTACATCGGCCATCGACCCGGTATCAAACCCCTGCTGACTCCGATGGAGAATCTGCGTGCCCTGATGGCGGGCAGGAAAGCAGTGAGCAACGATCTGCTGGGGCAGGCCCTGGCCGGCACGGGACTGGCCGGCTTTGAGGACGTTCCCTGTCGCCGTCTGTCGGCGGGCCAGCAACGCCGGGTGGCGTTGGCACGTCTACTGATTGCCGATGAACCCTTGTGGATTCTTGATGAAGTGTTCACGGCAATCGACATTGATGGCGTGGCAGCGCTGGAATCCCTGTTGGTTCAGCGGGCCCGGGATGGCGGCGCCATCGTCGTAACGACACACCATGATCTGCAGTTACCATCGATGCAGCGCATTACCCTGGGAGCCGGCGATGACCTCTGA
- a CDS encoding DsbE family thiol:disulfide interchange protein — protein MRRVFLFVPLILVVVLGIVLFAGIGKDPTHLESALIGKTVPTFTLDDLERPGTKLDAGVFRGQVSLLNVWGTWCPACRDEHEDLMWLAQEQGVRIIGLNYKDNREDALVWLERLGNPYERTIYDPKGTLGFDLGVYGAPETYVIDTDGVVRYRHVGVVNEKVWKEDLAPLVNQYREDAS, from the coding sequence ATGAGGCGTGTTTTTCTGTTTGTTCCGTTAATTCTGGTCGTCGTTCTCGGTATCGTGTTGTTTGCAGGGATCGGGAAGGACCCGACTCACCTGGAGTCGGCGCTCATCGGGAAAACGGTACCGACGTTTACTCTGGATGACCTGGAGCGACCCGGGACGAAGCTGGATGCCGGGGTATTCCGGGGGCAGGTGTCGCTGTTGAATGTCTGGGGTACCTGGTGCCCGGCCTGTCGGGATGAGCACGAAGACCTGATGTGGCTGGCACAGGAGCAGGGTGTCCGCATTATCGGCCTGAACTATAAGGACAATCGCGAGGATGCCCTGGTATGGCTGGAGCGTCTTGGCAATCCCTACGAACGGACCATCTATGACCCGAAAGGCACCCTGGGATTCGACCTGGGGGTATACGGGGCCCCGGAAACCTATGTCATTGATACCGACGGCGTGGTTCGTTACCGGCATGTGGGTGTGGTCAATGAGAAGGTCTGGAAGGAGGATCTGGCACCCCTGGTCAATCAGTATCGGGAGGACGCGTCATGA
- a CDS encoding EscU/YscU/HrcU family type III secretion system export apparatus switch protein codes for MKQGEQPSSPAAVALKYDGKTAPTIAATGTHELAEEIIRIAREHNVPLYENPELASILARLELNEEIPETLYQIIAEILAFAFSLQGRTPEDAGKGKESP; via the coding sequence ATGAAACAGGGCGAGCAACCTTCATCTCCAGCTGCCGTGGCATTGAAGTACGACGGCAAAACAGCGCCTACCATTGCTGCAACTGGCACCCATGAGCTGGCCGAAGAAATCATCCGCATTGCCCGGGAGCATAACGTTCCACTCTACGAGAACCCGGAGCTGGCCAGCATACTGGCAAGATTGGAACTGAACGAGGAAATTCCGGAAACACTTTACCAGATTATCGCGGAAATCCTCGCCTTCGCCTTCAGTCTTCAGGGCAGGACCCCGGAAGATGCAGGCAAAGGCAAGGAGTCCCCTTAA
- a CDS encoding DUF2802 domain-containing protein, whose translation MFAEYSSLIPWLLTTIAFSLMAVQAMLQRREIRQLRGRLKERCDTLGRELHATASGSMGVGQRLVACERQLHELRSALDEMRQNDPLRISYDEASRLVDLGADIDDLMNTCGISRPEAELVSALRKRQAA comes from the coding sequence ATGTTTGCAGAATACTCTTCCCTGATCCCATGGTTGCTGACGACGATCGCCTTTAGCCTGATGGCTGTACAGGCGATGTTGCAGCGTCGCGAGATTCGCCAGCTCCGTGGCCGCCTGAAAGAGCGGTGTGACACCCTGGGGCGGGAACTTCATGCCACCGCCAGCGGCAGTATGGGGGTCGGTCAGCGCCTGGTGGCCTGCGAACGCCAGCTCCACGAGCTCCGTAGCGCGCTGGACGAGATGCGTCAGAATGATCCTCTGCGAATTTCCTACGATGAAGCCTCAAGACTGGTTGATCTCGGTGCGGATATCGACGATCTAATGAACACTTGTGGCATTTCCCGTCCTGAAGCCGAACTGGTTTCCGCGCTGAGAAAACGGCAGGCTGCCTGA
- a CDS encoding cytochrome c-type biogenesis protein, with protein MRPLIALIVLAALLPLQVSADEANVEGFDSLQEEQRYRDLTAELRCPKCQNQNIADSNAPIAKDMRDRVYQMMQDGASNEEIVGDLVGRFGEFVRYKPEVDRRTLLLWATPAIAVGIGLLAVASIIVRSRCRNGQKTVLTPEEQARVDRLLADKERE; from the coding sequence ATGAGGCCGCTGATTGCCCTGATAGTGCTCGCCGCGCTGCTCCCGCTCCAGGTGAGCGCTGATGAAGCCAACGTTGAGGGCTTTGATTCACTGCAGGAAGAGCAGCGGTACCGGGATCTCACTGCGGAACTGCGTTGCCCGAAGTGCCAGAACCAGAACATTGCCGACTCCAACGCGCCCATTGCCAAGGATATGCGCGACAGGGTGTACCAGATGATGCAGGATGGCGCCAGCAATGAAGAAATTGTCGGGGACCTGGTAGGCCGCTTTGGCGAGTTTGTCCGCTACAAGCCCGAGGTGGATCGTCGTACCCTACTGCTATGGGCAACGCCGGCGATCGCAGTGGGTATAGGTTTGCTGGCCGTTGCCAGTATTATTGTCCGGTCCCGTTGCCGCAATGGCCAGAAGACAGTCCTGACCCCTGAAGAGCAGGCCCGGGTCGACCGGCTGCTGGCCGACAAAGAGCGGGAATAG
- the ccmD gene encoding heme exporter protein CcmD: protein MAFDSLAAFIAMEGHGPYVWTCYGVFVLLLGGLMVWSFRQRRQVIAAQRRELSRATVSGMAAGQSAQAASFTRVKVSQD, encoded by the coding sequence ATGGCATTTGATTCACTGGCCGCATTTATTGCCATGGAAGGGCATGGCCCTTATGTCTGGACCTGTTACGGGGTGTTTGTCCTGCTCCTGGGCGGGCTGATGGTCTGGTCATTTCGCCAGCGCCGTCAGGTAATTGCCGCGCAACGACGGGAACTGAGCCGGGCAACGGTCAGCGGGATGGCCGCGGGCCAGAGTGCGCAGGCCGCCAGCTTTACCCGTGTGAAAGTTTCTCAAGACTGA
- the ccmI gene encoding c-type cytochrome biogenesis protein CcmI encodes MTNLFWIIAAALIILALAFIIWPLFFHRSEKQQQTDLRNQNLMAYRSRMAELENEYQAGILDQENYQQLRDELAGSMLDDVPDASQQEGGPATGVRGRKSSMAIAIVSIALIPAAAVFLYQQWGAMDDLEQYLAMQEMIASDGDRVQQMNQLTAQLRERLEANPDNADGWAMLGRSYMRLERYEDAAWAFERLAEQVGDDDRAEATAWGLSAQALFFNSQGALDAGVTRAIEKARALNPDEVNALGLLGISAFSQQNYEDAIGYWERIVEAAPDHPQIGSIRQGISEAYQRLGREAPKDQRAPVSGPGVTVRIELSEAFAGEVPGDTTLFVFARKAGSQGAAPLAVARLSAGDLPAEIRLDDRNAMSPDNRLSDASEVLLVARLSRSGNAMPQAGDWQGELNDPVTVSDDQSVAATLVIDHQLRN; translated from the coding sequence ATGACTAACCTTTTCTGGATTATCGCCGCCGCGCTTATCATTCTGGCTCTGGCGTTTATCATTTGGCCCCTGTTCTTCCACCGGTCGGAAAAGCAACAGCAGACTGACCTGAGAAACCAGAATCTGATGGCCTACCGGTCACGGATGGCGGAGCTGGAGAACGAGTATCAGGCCGGTATCCTTGATCAGGAAAACTACCAGCAGCTCAGGGATGAACTGGCCGGTAGCATGCTGGATGATGTGCCCGACGCCAGTCAGCAGGAGGGCGGACCCGCCACCGGAGTGCGCGGTCGCAAAAGCTCCATGGCCATTGCCATTGTCAGTATTGCCCTGATCCCGGCTGCTGCGGTCTTCCTGTACCAGCAGTGGGGGGCGATGGACGATCTTGAACAATACCTTGCGATGCAGGAAATGATTGCCTCGGATGGAGACCGAGTGCAGCAAATGAACCAGCTGACCGCCCAGCTAAGGGAGCGCCTGGAAGCCAATCCGGATAACGCCGACGGTTGGGCCATGCTGGGGCGCAGTTATATGCGTCTGGAACGATATGAAGACGCGGCCTGGGCGTTTGAACGACTGGCGGAACAGGTCGGGGATGATGACCGGGCCGAAGCCACGGCGTGGGGCTTGTCCGCACAGGCTCTGTTCTTTAATAGTCAGGGTGCACTCGACGCCGGGGTAACACGGGCGATTGAGAAAGCGCGGGCACTGAACCCTGACGAAGTGAACGCCCTGGGTCTGTTGGGTATATCTGCGTTCAGCCAGCAGAATTACGAGGATGCGATTGGCTACTGGGAACGTATTGTTGAAGCGGCGCCGGATCATCCCCAGATAGGTTCTATCCGTCAGGGTATCAGTGAGGCTTATCAGCGTCTGGGGCGGGAGGCGCCGAAGGATCAGCGGGCGCCTGTCTCCGGACCGGGTGTGACGGTCCGGATCGAATTGTCGGAGGCTTTTGCGGGCGAGGTACCCGGGGACACAACCCTGTTTGTATTTGCCCGTAAAGCCGGTAGTCAGGGGGCTGCGCCCCTCGCGGTTGCGCGGTTGAGTGCCGGCGACCTGCCAGCGGAAATACGGCTCGATGACCGTAACGCCATGTCACCGGACAACCGGCTGTCAGATGCCTCGGAGGTGTTGCTGGTGGCGCGGCTGTCCCGGTCGGGTAATGCCATGCCCCAGGCGGGTGACTGGCAGGGTGAACTGAACGATCCGGTTACCGTGAGTGACGACCAGAGCGTGGCGGCTACCCTGGTCATTGACCACCAGCTGCGTAATTGA
- a CDS encoding chemotaxis protein CheW, which yields MADDKLTRLADPASAIASYLDDLLHTATDTARQEDMAVAEVSPKQDSEPVVERVPEPDPEPAVSKPAPEVKVAESQPEPEPGPESPPSRPEWSEHPFECLIFTVAGLQLAVPLILLGAIHRIEESVRHIPGSPRWYMGIRADSDHNLRVVDTAEWIMAGRAPANARDNYRFVIRLDNSDWGLACDDVAQSFTLKPDDVRWRTARSKRPWLAGTVVNHMCALIDVRTMADLLIRAEREHHLDLS from the coding sequence ATGGCTGACGATAAATTGACAAGGCTGGCGGACCCCGCCAGCGCGATTGCCAGTTACCTTGACGATCTTCTGCATACCGCGACCGATACTGCGCGGCAGGAAGACATGGCTGTTGCCGAAGTAAGTCCGAAACAGGACTCTGAACCGGTTGTTGAGCGGGTGCCCGAACCTGACCCCGAGCCAGCTGTCAGTAAACCGGCGCCGGAGGTGAAGGTAGCGGAGAGCCAACCCGAACCTGAGCCCGGGCCCGAATCGCCCCCCTCCCGCCCGGAGTGGTCCGAGCACCCCTTCGAGTGCCTGATTTTCACCGTCGCTGGCCTGCAACTGGCGGTTCCACTGATCTTGCTGGGCGCCATACATCGGATTGAGGAGAGCGTCAGGCACATCCCTGGCAGTCCACGCTGGTATATGGGGATCCGGGCCGATAGCGATCACAACCTACGGGTGGTGGATACGGCGGAATGGATCATGGCCGGGCGCGCGCCCGCCAATGCCCGTGATAACTACCGCTTTGTTATTCGACTGGACAACAGCGACTGGGGGCTGGCCTGTGATGACGTTGCCCAGTCGTTCACCTTGAAACCGGATGACGTGCGTTGGCGGACGGCACGCAGCAAGCGTCCCTGGCTTGCCGGGACGGTGGTTAACCATATGTGTGCCCTGATTGACGTGCGCACGATGGCGGATCTGTTGATCCGGGCAGAGCGCGAGCATCACCTGGATCTGAGTTAA
- the ccmC gene encoding heme ABC transporter permease CcmC: MWQFFHKLGSPKWFFGIANRLMPWLLWSGVALLGAGLVWGLAFAPQDYLQGNSYRIIFIHVPSAFLAQSVYIMMAVAAVVTLVWRMKLADVFVKSVAPVGAVLTFLALFTGAVWGKPTWGTWWIWDARLTSMLILLFLYFGVIALGAAISDEKSSARAVAVLVLVGVVNIPIIKYSVEWWNTLHQPATFKLTEKPSMPAEMWVPLLLSVLGLYLIFGWFACLRMQTEILIRERRTRWVKELVLATRS, translated from the coding sequence ATGTGGCAATTCTTTCATAAGCTGGGGTCGCCGAAATGGTTCTTCGGCATTGCCAACCGGCTGATGCCCTGGCTGTTGTGGAGCGGGGTGGCTCTGCTGGGCGCCGGATTGGTCTGGGGGCTGGCGTTTGCTCCACAGGATTACCTTCAGGGCAACAGTTACCGGATCATCTTCATCCATGTGCCGTCGGCGTTCCTGGCCCAGTCTGTGTACATCATGATGGCGGTAGCGGCAGTGGTGACCCTGGTGTGGCGCATGAAGCTGGCGGATGTGTTCGTCAAATCGGTGGCGCCGGTGGGGGCGGTGTTAACCTTCCTGGCGCTGTTCACCGGTGCGGTGTGGGGTAAACCCACCTGGGGCACCTGGTGGATCTGGGATGCCCGCCTGACATCCATGCTGATTCTGCTGTTCCTGTACTTTGGTGTGATTGCCCTGGGCGCGGCGATTTCCGACGAAAAGTCTTCGGCACGGGCGGTCGCCGTGCTGGTGCTGGTCGGGGTGGTGAATATACCCATTATCAAATACTCCGTGGAATGGTGGAATACGCTGCACCAGCCCGCGACGTTCAAGCTCACGGAAAAGCCCTCGATGCCCGCGGAAATGTGGGTGCCCTTACTGTTGTCAGTGTTGGGTCTTTACCTGATCTTTGGCTGGTTTGCATGCCTGCGCATGCAGACGGAAATCCTGATTCGTGAACGCCGTACCCGCTGGGTAAAAGAGCTGGTACTGGCAACAAGGAGCTGA
- a CDS encoding flagellar hook-length control protein FliK — MKLPNGNPTPPPSGEQTRLPASGAARDPHVPASAAVSARQQLDQLQLANRETALARVAEVLNRQQGGGQQLLLDVRGRSLTVQAAIGDTALEAGDWVKVMRAGNELQLMGKLAPAQEAGIARALAQRLPWQQSIEGGLARILSGLTQGVRPEPTGTTLPSTQQPLPLSPSVRQAIEQLVNRLPGSTSLASPGDATEAGRQIRQWIAESGLFAEARLAQSREPALPDLKLALGRIITALLTQQGSNPEQFNRLTPLATPELVQAPLQFPNTLTPPAPQSSTEPPTVGQMLRLLAGMLNRITVNQLHSQVLSTRTTADTPVPVSTLLLELPWVTPQNEPRIAQLRIEQEGQEDDSAGKQRPAGVAEWRLSLAMDLDDAGPVHFDVALRQEQVSARVWAEKQSTLRQVQQELPTLRQSLSELGLEVTDLDCRRGSPQGATTRLEHRLVDTKA, encoded by the coding sequence ATGAAATTACCAAACGGTAACCCGACACCACCGCCTTCCGGCGAACAAACCAGATTGCCCGCAAGCGGAGCCGCCCGGGACCCGCATGTGCCGGCTTCTGCGGCGGTTTCGGCCCGCCAGCAACTGGACCAGTTACAGCTCGCCAACCGGGAAACCGCCCTGGCCCGTGTCGCGGAAGTGCTAAACCGGCAACAGGGTGGCGGCCAGCAGTTATTACTGGACGTGCGGGGGCGCAGTCTGACCGTTCAGGCTGCCATAGGAGACACCGCCCTGGAGGCCGGGGACTGGGTCAAGGTTATGCGCGCCGGCAATGAGCTGCAATTGATGGGAAAACTGGCCCCGGCCCAGGAGGCCGGCATTGCCCGTGCACTCGCCCAGCGGCTGCCATGGCAGCAAAGTATCGAGGGTGGGCTGGCACGTATCCTTTCCGGCCTGACCCAGGGTGTCCGGCCGGAGCCGACCGGGACGACATTACCGTCCACACAGCAGCCCCTGCCGTTATCGCCTTCGGTGCGCCAGGCAATCGAGCAACTGGTCAACCGCCTGCCAGGCAGCACCAGCCTTGCTTCCCCCGGCGACGCGACAGAAGCGGGCCGGCAGATCCGCCAGTGGATTGCGGAAAGCGGCCTGTTTGCCGAAGCACGACTGGCTCAGAGCCGGGAACCCGCACTACCGGACCTGAAGCTGGCGCTCGGCCGGATAATTACCGCCCTGCTCACCCAGCAGGGCAGCAACCCGGAGCAGTTCAATCGTCTGACCCCGCTGGCCACGCCTGAACTGGTCCAGGCTCCCCTGCAATTTCCCAATACACTGACGCCCCCGGCACCACAAAGCTCGACGGAACCTCCCACCGTGGGTCAGATGCTGCGGCTGCTGGCCGGGATGCTGAACCGGATTACCGTCAACCAGCTTCACAGCCAGGTGTTGTCGACCCGCACCACGGCCGATACGCCAGTGCCGGTCTCCACCCTGCTCCTGGAATTGCCCTGGGTGACGCCCCAGAACGAACCGAGGATTGCCCAGTTACGCATCGAACAGGAGGGCCAGGAAGACGACTCTGCCGGCAAACAACGGCCCGCAGGAGTTGCCGAATGGCGTCTCTCTCTCGCAATGGATCTGGATGACGCCGGTCCCGTGCACTTCGACGTAGCCTTGCGACAGGAACAGGTGTCCGCCCGGGTCTGGGCGGAAAAGCAAAGCACCCTCAGACAAGTCCAGCAGGAACTGCCAACACTACGTCAGAGCCTGTCTGAATTGGGGCTGGAGGTTACAGACCTGGACTGCCGCAGGGGCAGCCCCCAGGGTGCAACCACACGACTGGAACATCGACTGGTGGATACCAAGGCATGA
- a CDS encoding chemotaxis protein CheW, whose translation MASPSGQQNQAQDDQVLQYVTFRLDDETYGLNVMQIQEVLRYTEIAPVPGAPDYVLGIINLRGNVVTVIDTRRRFGLADSEVTDATRIVVMESADQVMGILVDSVAEVVYLKASEIETAPNVGNEESAKFIQGVCNKDGELIILVEFDKMLSDHEWAEIASL comes from the coding sequence ATGGCATCCCCGAGCGGACAGCAAAATCAGGCCCAGGACGATCAGGTACTGCAGTACGTGACGTTTCGGCTGGATGATGAGACTTACGGTCTGAACGTCATGCAGATCCAGGAAGTGTTGAGATACACCGAAATTGCGCCGGTTCCGGGCGCGCCGGACTATGTGCTCGGCATCATTAACCTGCGGGGCAACGTGGTTACGGTGATCGATACCCGCCGCCGCTTCGGTCTGGCGGACTCGGAAGTCACCGACGCGACCCGGATCGTGGTGATGGAGTCGGCTGACCAGGTGATGGGCATCCTGGTGGATTCCGTCGCCGAGGTGGTGTACCTGAAAGCCAGCGAAATTGAAACCGCACCGAACGTGGGTAACGAGGAAAGTGCCAAGTTTATCCAGGGCGTGTGCAATAAGGATGGCGAACTGATCATATTGGTCGAGTTCGACAAGATGTTGTCTGACCACGAGTGGGCGGAAATCGCGTCACTGTAA
- the ccmE gene encoding cytochrome c maturation protein CcmE, whose translation MHPTRKKRLTIVLFLLAGIAVAVGLTTYALRQNINLFYDPSQIAAGDAPLDVRIRAGGMVEEGSVQRDPESLKVEFRVTDFNSSVLVEYTGILPDLFAEGQGVVAMGRLNESGRFVADQVLAKHDENYMPPEVAEALEKASAGKHKAGDSSGAEPAY comes from the coding sequence ATGCACCCGACCCGAAAAAAACGACTGACGATAGTACTCTTTTTGCTGGCAGGGATTGCCGTTGCCGTGGGGCTGACAACCTATGCCTTGCGCCAGAACATCAACCTGTTTTACGACCCCAGTCAGATTGCTGCGGGTGACGCCCCCCTGGACGTGAGAATACGGGCCGGGGGCATGGTGGAAGAAGGTTCGGTGCAGCGGGATCCGGAAAGCCTGAAGGTGGAGTTCCGGGTGACCGACTTCAACTCGTCAGTGTTGGTTGAATACACCGGGATCCTGCCGGACCTGTTTGCCGAAGGGCAGGGCGTGGTTGCCATGGGGCGGCTGAATGAGAGTGGGCGGTTCGTGGCGGACCAGGTGCTGGCCAAGCACGATGAGAATTACATGCCGCCTGAGGTGGCAGAAGCCCTTGAGAAGGCGTCTGCCGGCAAACATAAAGCCGGTGACAGCAGTGGCGCTGAACCAGCCTACTGA
- the ccmB gene encoding heme exporter protein CcmB: MTSDTRAGWRPVTETVGSVGAMKAVFLRDLKAAFRQRQDLLNPLLFFIMVVTLFPLGVSPEVSFLQQAGSGILWVAALLSVLLSLDHLFRHDYDDGTLEQLVLQPQPLFLLVLAKVAAHWVLTGLPLVLLAPLLGVMVHLEGNSIAVLCLTLLIGTPVLSLIGAIGAALTLGLRSAGVLLSLLIIPLYIPVLIFGTGTVAAAGEGAPVSGYVALMGAFLVLAVTLAPFASAAALRISLSNA, translated from the coding sequence ATGACCTCTGATACCAGGGCCGGGTGGCGTCCTGTCACCGAAACCGTCGGCAGCGTTGGTGCCATGAAAGCCGTTTTCCTGAGGGATCTTAAGGCAGCATTTCGGCAACGGCAGGACCTGCTCAACCCCCTGCTGTTCTTTATCATGGTGGTGACTCTGTTCCCCCTTGGTGTTAGCCCGGAAGTGTCATTTCTGCAACAGGCCGGTAGCGGTATCCTGTGGGTAGCGGCGTTGTTATCCGTGTTGTTGTCTCTGGATCACCTGTTCCGCCATGACTACGATGACGGCACTCTTGAACAATTGGTGCTACAGCCCCAGCCGTTATTCCTGCTGGTACTGGCCAAAGTTGCCGCGCACTGGGTGCTGACCGGCCTGCCGCTGGTTCTGCTGGCACCGCTTTTGGGCGTAATGGTGCATCTGGAGGGGAACTCTATAGCGGTTTTGTGTCTAACGCTGCTGATTGGAACGCCTGTGCTCAGTTTGATCGGAGCCATTGGGGCGGCATTGACTCTTGGGCTGAGATCGGCAGGTGTGCTCTTGTCGCTGTTGATTATTCCACTGTACATTCCGGTGCTTATCTTTGGCACCGGTACGGTAGCGGCTGCGGGGGAGGGTGCCCCGGTGAGTGGTTATGTGGCGTTAATGGGCGCATTCCTGGTGCTGGCGGTAACACTGGCGCCGTTTGCGTCAGCGGCAGCACTGAGAATCAGCCTGTCAAACGCTTAA
- a CDS encoding heme lyase CcmF/NrfE family subunit, producing the protein MYPELGQFALILALLLAVLLSVVPLVGSVTGRDTLQAYARPLSAGLFVFIAIAFGILTHAFVTDDFSVAYVANNSNSMLPWYYKFSAVWGGHEGSLLLWILMLAGWTLAVAIFSRRLPSIMIAQVLSVMGIVCVGFLLFIIVTSNPFERMLPNVPADGADLNPLLQDFGLIVHPPMLYMGYVGFSVAFAFAIAALINGRLDAAWARWSRPWTTVAWAFLSLGIALGSWWAYYELGWGGWWFWDPVENASLLPWLSGTALMHSLAVTEKRGVFKSWTVLLAIVTFSLSLLGTFLVRSGVLTSVHAFASDPERGTFLLALLAITIVSSLALYAFRAPVVHVRARYGSLSREIFLLLNNVLLVAATLLVMVGTLYPLVLDYLDMGRLSIGEPFFNLTFSPLALAAGLLLGAGIFSRWKKTDGGWLGRKLLWPLTISVVATAAVMVTYGGFKPWAFAGCFVAIWVTVATLWDLWDKSSSKKGRLQGLKRQSRSYYGMVLGHLGLAITMAGATVVSNYGIERDVRMTPGDTAMVGDYQIRFTDIGERRGQNFTAQYGSFDVSLDGDHVATLHPEKRQYQVQRNVMTEAAIDAGLFRDVFVAIGERITDDAWAIRIQYKPLVRWLWLGALFMAAGGFLAIADRRYRIRERASDRQGVESGRRGDVAEAMS; encoded by the coding sequence ATGTACCCGGAACTCGGACAGTTTGCACTGATACTGGCGCTGCTGCTTGCAGTGCTCCTTTCCGTAGTCCCGCTGGTGGGCTCGGTTACCGGTCGTGATACCTTACAGGCATACGCCCGCCCATTGTCCGCCGGACTGTTCGTGTTCATCGCCATTGCGTTCGGGATTCTCACCCATGCCTTTGTGACCGATGACTTTTCCGTGGCCTATGTCGCCAATAACAGTAACAGCATGTTGCCCTGGTACTACAAATTCAGTGCTGTGTGGGGTGGGCATGAGGGCTCGTTGCTTTTGTGGATCCTGATGCTGGCGGGGTGGACCCTGGCAGTTGCCATCTTCAGCCGCCGGCTGCCGTCGATAATGATCGCCCAGGTATTGTCGGTTATGGGTATCGTCTGTGTCGGTTTCCTGCTCTTCATTATCGTGACCTCGAATCCGTTTGAGCGAATGCTGCCAAACGTGCCAGCGGACGGGGCTGACCTGAACCCGTTGTTGCAGGATTTTGGTCTGATTGTCCACCCGCCCATGCTGTACATGGGGTATGTGGGTTTCTCAGTGGCGTTCGCCTTTGCTATCGCCGCGCTGATCAACGGTCGCCTGGATGCTGCATGGGCCCGCTGGTCACGTCCGTGGACCACCGTGGCCTGGGCGTTCCTGTCGTTGGGCATTGCCCTGGGGAGCTGGTGGGCGTATTACGAACTTGGCTGGGGCGGCTGGTGGTTCTGGGACCCGGTTGAAAACGCCTCCCTGCTGCCCTGGTTGTCCGGTACCGCGCTGATGCATTCGTTGGCGGTCACCGAAAAGCGGGGCGTGTTCAAGAGCTGGACGGTATTGCTGGCCATCGTTACCTTTTCTCTCAGCCTGCTGGGTACCTTCCTGGTCCGCTCGGGCGTTCTGACATCAGTCCACGCCTTCGCTTCCGATCCGGAGCGGGGGACCTTCCTGCTGGCATTATTGGCTATCACCATTGTTTCCAGCCTGGCTCTGTACGCATTCCGTGCCCCGGTGGTGCATGTGCGAGCCCGCTATGGCTCCCTGTCCCGTGAGATCTTCCTGCTGCTTAACAATGTGTTGCTGGTCGCCGCGACGTTGCTGGTCATGGTGGGCACGCTGTACCCGTTGGTACTGGACTATCTCGATATGGGGCGTCTGTCCATCGGCGAGCCGTTCTTTAATCTGACCTTCAGCCCGCTGGCCCTGGCCGCCGGTTTGTTGCTGGGTGCCGGGATCTTCTCACGCTGGAAGAAAACCGATGGTGGCTGGCTCGGGCGCAAGTTGTTATGGCCACTGACTATCAGCGTTGTGGCGACAGCGGCGGTGATGGTGACCTACGGCGGATTCAAACCCTGGGCGTTTGCCGGCTGTTTTGTCGCTATCTGGGTGACGGTCGCCACGCTCTGGGATCTATGGGACAAGTCGTCGTCCAAAAAGGGGCGGCTGCAGGGTCTGAAGCGTCAATCCCGCAGTTATTACGGCATGGTGCTTGGACACCTCGGGTTGGCGATCACCATGGCCGGCGCCACCGTGGTTTCGAACTACGGTATCGAACGGGACGTGCGAATGACGCCGGGAGACACCGCGATGGTGGGAGATTATCAGATTCGGTTCACGGATATTGGCGAGCGTCGTGGGCAGAACTTTACCGCCCAGTATGGATCGTTTGACGTCTCGCTTGATGGGGACCACGTGGCCACCTTGCATCCGGAAAAACGCCAGTATCAGGTACAGCGGAACGTGATGACCGAGGCGGCCATAGATGCTGGGCTGTTCCGGGATGTATTTGTTGCGATTGGCGAACGTATCACCGACGACGCCTGGGCTATCCGCATACAGTACAAACCGCTGGTACGCTGGTTGTGGCTGGGGGCATTGTTCATGGCAGCCGGTGGCTTCCTCGCCATTGCCGATCGCCGCTACCGTATTCGGGAACGGGCGTCTGACAGACAGGGTGTAGAATCGGGCCGGCGTGGCGATGTAGCAGAGGCGATGTCATGA